One segment of Polyodon spathula isolate WHYD16114869_AA chromosome 20, ASM1765450v1, whole genome shotgun sequence DNA contains the following:
- the srsf2b gene encoding serine/arginine-rich splicing factor 2b isoform X1 — protein MSYGRPPPDVEGMTSLKVDNLTYRTSPETLRRVFEKYGRVGDVYIPRDRYTKESRGFAFVRFHDKRDAEDAMDAMDGAVLDGRELRVQMARYGRPPESHHGRRGGPPRRYGSSGRRSRSPRRRRRSRSRSRSRSRSRSRSRYSRSRSRSYSRSRSRSKTRSPRRIKSKSKSLSKSRSRSKSHSRSRSRTPASAVNSKSRSRSKSVPKSPEEEGAVSS, from the exons ATGAGTTACGGTAGGCCGCCGCCCGATGTTGAGGGCATGACTTCCCTCAAGGTGGATAACCTGACGTACCGAACCTCACCGGAGACGCTGCGACGGGTTTTTGAGAAGTACGGGCGGGTCGGGGACGTGTATATTCCCCGAGATCGCTACACGAAGGAGAGCCGCGGATTCGCCTTTGTGCGGTTCCACGACAAGCGTGATGCGGAGGACGCGATGGACGCCATGGACGGCGCGGTGCTGGATGGGCGGGAGCTGCGAGTGCAGATGGCCCGCTACGGACGGCCGCCTGAGTCGCACCACGGGCGCAGAGGAGGCCCGCCACGAAGGTATGGGAGCTCCGGGAGGAGAAGCAGGAG ccCTCGACGACGCAGGCGCAGTCGCTCCCGAAGCAGGAGTCGTTCTAGGTCCCGCAGCCGCTCGCGGTACAGCAGATCAAGATCCCGATCCTACTCCCGCTCCAGGTCTCGCTCCAAAACCCGTTCACCACGAAGAATCAAGTCCAAGTCAAAGTCTTTGTCCAAGTCGCGCTCCAGGTCCAAGTCCCACTCTAGATCCAGAAGCCGCACACCAGCCTCTGCCGTAAACTCTAAGTCCAGGTCGAGGTCCAAGAGCGTGCCCAAGTCTCCAGAAGAGGAGGGAGCAGTGTCCTCTTAA
- the srsf2b gene encoding serine/arginine-rich splicing factor 2b isoform X2, with amino-acid sequence MSYGRPPPDVEGMTSLKVDNLTYRTSPETLRRVFEKYGRVGDVYIPRDRYTKESRGFAFVRFHDKRDAEDAMDAMDGAVLDGRELRVQMARYGRPPESHHGRRGGPPRSPRRRRRSRSRSRSRSRSRSRSRYSRSRSRSYSRSRSRSKTRSPRRIKSKSKSLSKSRSRSKSHSRSRSRTPASAVNSKSRSRSKSVPKSPEEEGAVSS; translated from the exons ATGAGTTACGGTAGGCCGCCGCCCGATGTTGAGGGCATGACTTCCCTCAAGGTGGATAACCTGACGTACCGAACCTCACCGGAGACGCTGCGACGGGTTTTTGAGAAGTACGGGCGGGTCGGGGACGTGTATATTCCCCGAGATCGCTACACGAAGGAGAGCCGCGGATTCGCCTTTGTGCGGTTCCACGACAAGCGTGATGCGGAGGACGCGATGGACGCCATGGACGGCGCGGTGCTGGATGGGCGGGAGCTGCGAGTGCAGATGGCCCGCTACGGACGGCCGCCTGAGTCGCACCACGGGCGCAGAGGAGGCCCGCCACGAAG ccCTCGACGACGCAGGCGCAGTCGCTCCCGAAGCAGGAGTCGTTCTAGGTCCCGCAGCCGCTCGCGGTACAGCAGATCAAGATCCCGATCCTACTCCCGCTCCAGGTCTCGCTCCAAAACCCGTTCACCACGAAGAATCAAGTCCAAGTCAAAGTCTTTGTCCAAGTCGCGCTCCAGGTCCAAGTCCCACTCTAGATCCAGAAGCCGCACACCAGCCTCTGCCGTAAACTCTAAGTCCAGGTCGAGGTCCAAGAGCGTGCCCAAGTCTCCAGAAGAGGAGGGAGCAGTGTCCTCTTAA